Proteins encoded within one genomic window of Argiope bruennichi chromosome 7, qqArgBrue1.1, whole genome shotgun sequence:
- the LOC129974907 gene encoding TD and POZ domain-containing protein 3-like, with the protein MNDTKKQCIFTWLIENYSHCWHKNGEALVSPEFTAEWLEGSIWTIQLYPRGNKDKDQGIISIFLNRKEDDNGPKDFSLNFELLIVAADDSFVSLKGNNRTFKRGNGFGNAHIIQRDEVLLLRNPEYLPNDTLTVRCKIWKEEVKINEKVTLISARTRIGIEHVSFLHVVGGFSALTPNQRRTVQIRSPTKENCAISSSVHFIDDSCGEGKIIVAINSSGTVQILSKCKVSLLDVFGKYIQGFAVDHQFYNKRRDIKNMPLSLTRKAILHRKIEYLPNDTLSLLCECVFSCGTEYKNIERSSYEIPSMTLNQINANYQHNERGNISDTLSVFSSALDDFQTFYNSQLLTDVVLKTKTKSFPAHKLVLCARSPVFKAILTNDMKEKTTNCIEVDDLENDTVDQLLMFLYSDQIKNLQWESVTKLYYAADKYEVEKLKIICAVLLEEKLSIHTASALLLLADAHNDADLKKAVEDFILDHDELVFGSEEWEDLMKTNPLLVSETMRLKYKRQI; encoded by the coding sequence ATGAACGACACAAAAAAACAATGCATATTCACGTGGCTCATAGAAAATTACAGCCACTGTTGGCACAAAAATGGAGAGGCATTGGTTAGTCCCGAGTTTACTGCCGAATGGTTGGAGGGCTCCATTTGGACTATACAATTGTATCCAAGAGGAAATAAAGATAAGGACCAAggtattatttctatttttctaaatagGAAAGAAGATGATAACGGCCCGAAAGACTTTTCACTGAATTTTGAACTGTTAATTGTTGCAGCAGATGATTCATTTGTATCTTTGAAAGGAAATAATCGTACATTCAAGAGGGGAAATGGATTTGGAAATGCACATATCATACAGAGGGATGAAGTGCTTCTACTTAGAAACCCTGAATATTTACCTAATGACACTCTAACTGTGAGATGTAAGATTTGGAAGGAAGAAGTGAAAATTAATGAGAAAGTTACACTGATATCCGCGAGAACTAGAATCGGCATCGAACACGTTTCATTTCTTCATGTAGTTGGAGGCTTCAGTGCGCTCACCCCCAATCAGAGGAGGACTGTCCAGATTAGATCCCCTACGAAAGAGAATTGTGCCATTTCAAGTAGTGTGCATTTTATTGATGATTCATGTGGCGAAGGGAAAATAATAGTGGCAATTAATTCATCTGGTACAGTTCAAATCCTTTCAAAATGCAAAGTTTCTTTGCTAGAcgtatttggaaaatatattcaaGGCTTTGCCGTCGatcatcaattttataataagagAAGGGACATTAAAAATATGCCTCTGTCTCTTAcgagaaaagcaattttacacagaaaaattgaatatttgccAAATGATACACTGTCTTTATTATGCGAGTGCGTGTTTTCTTGTGGGACTGAATATAAGAACATTGAAAGAAGTTCATATGAAATACCTTCGATGACCTTAAACCAGATCAATGCAAATTATCAGCATAATGAGAGAGGAAACATTTCAGATACATTATCCGTATTTTCAAGCGCTCTGGATgactttcaaacattttataactcTCAACTGCTTACGGACGTGGTgctcaaaacaaaaacaaagtcaTTCCCTGCCCACAAGCTTGTGCTCTGTGCTAGATCCCCCGTTTTCAAAGCTATACTAACCAATGACATGAAAGAGAAAACCACCAACTGCATCGAAGTAGATGATTTAGAAAACGATACTGTTGATCAACTTTTGATGTTTTTGTATTCCGATCAAATTAAAAACCTTCAGTGGGAATCTGTCACTAAACTCTACTATGCAGCAGATAaatatgaagttgaaaaattaaaaataatctgcgCTGTCTTATTAGAAGAAAAACTCAGCATACACACCGCTAGTGCACTTCTACTTTTAGCAGATGCGCATAATGATGCTGATCTGAAAAAAGCTGTGGAAGATTTCATCTTGGATCACGACGAGCTAGTATTCGGTTCAGAAGAATGGGaagatttaatgaaaacaaatccTTTGTTAGTTAGCGAGACAATGCGTCTTAAGTATAAAAGACAAATATAG